The genomic stretch AGAATGAGCGACTGTTTTAGGATTCTTCGCCATGATCCTACCCCTCCAATAGCATATTCGTTATCCACACAAAAGCGGAAACGTTTCCACTTTGTCCTAAAAAGAAAATTACTGATTAAATCACCGTAACTGGAAACGTTTCCAGTTACGGTGAAAAATGAAAGCGACTCTAGAAATCGCTTTTGAATAATTAAATGATATCGTTTACACAAAAGGGAGTCAAGTGTTTTTTTAAGTAGTGCTATTTCCATCAAAAAAGGTGACTGGAAGAACATTTTTCTTTTCAACTGGCTGTTCCTTAATTAGATTAATAAGCACTTCTACTGCTTTTTCAGCCATTTCAGCAACAGGTTGGATGATTGTCGAAAAAGTTAATTCATCTTCCTTACTGGAAGTAACGCCATCAAAACCAATTACTTGAACATCCTCAGGAACTTTTTTGCCTAGATTTTTTAGGGATCGCAACAATACTTTCGCCCACTTATCATTCATGGCAAAAAATCCATCCACATCAGGGTTTTGTTTCAAAAACCGTTGGATGACCGCTTCAATGTCTGTGACTGGCTCTCTTAATTCGTAAATACAGTGATCAACATTGTTGCTTAAACTCTCAGTTTCAAATCCAAGCCGCCGTTTCATCGACTCATTTTCAATGTTTGATACACTACCTAAATAAGCAATACGCTTACAACCTCGTGTCATTAGTTCTTTAGCTGCAAGCTCTCCACCATTCTTATTATCACTCGTGACAAACACAACATCTTTTGTAAAGTGGCGATCGATGCTTACAATCGGTAGGTGACTTGAAATATATTGATCAAGTTCAGCACTATAGGTAATCGCAATTAACCCATCTATTTTATTTTTTTCAAGCATCGAAATGTAGCTTATTTCTTTCGCGCGTTCATTTTGAGTATTACAAAGGATCATTTTATAGCCAAGATCAGACAATTTCTTTTCAACATGATAGGCAAATTTCGAAAAGAATGGATGCCAAATTGTAGGCACAATCAAAGCGATCGATTGACTTTGCTGCATTTTAAAATTCCTTGCCACTTCATTTTGCTTATAATTCAGTGCTTCAATCGCTCGTTCTACTTTTCGTCGCGTTGTTTCTTTAACAGGGCCATTGTTGTTAAGTACTCGTGAAACAGTACCTAGTCCTACCCCAGCTTCTCTTGCTACATCTTTCATATTTACCAAAGTTCTGATTCACCTGCTTTGTTAATGAATTTATACAAAAATTATTGTAACATAGAAAAAGTTTACAAGTTGACCGACAACCTCAATAAGATAGTATGCTAAGGTTATCCTACTCCACATTTACCTTTATCATCCGATCATCTTCTTTAACGGGATCCCCTCGCCCATCTTTATTATTCGTGATCGCATATAAGTTCTCCTCATCTAAAAATAATGAGCGAACTCGTCCAATGCCTTCTTTTACAACTGTTGTTCCCTGTCCTTTAAGCTGAAACGACCGAATTGCCTCACCTCGTAAGCAAGCGACATACAATTGATCATTCCAAAAAACCATTCCTGACGGAGCCCAAGTGTCGTTACCAGAATGATAAAGTGGCTGCGTCATCCCATCAGCAACTTCATCACCTTCGATCACTGGCCAGCCGTAATTATTTCCTGGATCAATTTGGTTGATTTCATCATGTGCAGACTGCCCATGCTCAGAGCTGAAAAGCTGTCCTTCATTATTCCAGGCAAGCCCCTGGGGATTTCGGTGTCCATACGAGTACACATAGGAATCCTTAAATGGGTTGTCTTCTGGAACATTTCCCTCTAGATCCATGCGAAGGATTTTACCGGCTAAACTTTCCTTATTTTGAGCTAAATCTGGTTCACCAGCATCGCCAGTTGTAATATAAAGCATGCCATCAGGTCCTAACTTCACTCTGCCACCATTATGAAACTGTGAACCAGGGATATTAGAGAGAAGTTCGTCCGTTTCTGTCCATACCCCTTCTATCAACTCAACCTTAACAACTCTATTCAGCGTTTTACTATCTTCCAGATAAGTATGATAGAGGAAAGCTGTTTGCGATTCTGGAAAATCTTCTGCTAATGCTAGACCTAAAAGACCACCCTCTCCTTCGCTGTGAATCGCTTTTGAAAGTTGCACAGACTGCCTCTCCAAACGATTCGTAACGTTTGCCACCATGCCAGAACGTTCCGTTAAATAAAATGTCCCTTCAGATCGGGTGATTTCCCACGGAACATCCAAATTTTCTATAAATTCCCCAGGATGGTTTTCCTCCGCCACATGCTCATCAGAACGATCGTTAGGTTCATGACTAGAGCATGCTACCAAAATGAGAAATACTCCAATCACTCCCATTATTCTCACAATGTATGCCTCTTTTCTCATTATTTATAACATCACTCACAAATCATTAATACATTTCCGTCAGGATCCTTAAAGTTAAACCAATGACCGTTT from Bacillus sp. Cs-700 encodes the following:
- a CDS encoding PQQ-dependent sugar dehydrogenase; protein product: MGVIGVFLILVACSSHEPNDRSDEHVAEENHPGEFIENLDVPWEITRSEGTFYLTERSGMVANVTNRLERQSVQLSKAIHSEGEGGLLGLALAEDFPESQTAFLYHTYLEDSKTLNRVVKVELIEGVWTETDELLSNIPGSQFHNGGRVKLGPDGMLYITTGDAGEPDLAQNKESLAGKILRMDLEGNVPEDNPFKDSYVYSYGHRNPQGLAWNNEGQLFSSEHGQSAHDEINQIDPGNNYGWPVIEGDEVADGMTQPLYHSGNDTWAPSGMVFWNDQLYVACLRGEAIRSFQLKGQGTTVVKEGIGRVRSLFLDEENLYAITNNKDGRGDPVKEDDRMIKVNVE
- a CDS encoding LacI family DNA-binding transcriptional regulator, with product MKDVAREAGVGLGTVSRVLNNNGPVKETTRRKVERAIEALNYKQNEVARNFKMQQSQSIALIVPTIWHPFFSKFAYHVEKKLSDLGYKMILCNTQNERAKEISYISMLEKNKIDGLIAITYSAELDQYISSHLPIVSIDRHFTKDVVFVTSDNKNGGELAAKELMTRGCKRIAYLGSVSNIENESMKRRLGFETESLSNNVDHCIYELREPVTDIEAVIQRFLKQNPDVDGFFAMNDKWAKVLLRSLKNLGKKVPEDVQVIGFDGVTSSKEDELTFSTIIQPVAEMAEKAVEVLINLIKEQPVEKKNVLPVTFFDGNSTT